The following is a genomic window from Saccopteryx bilineata isolate mSacBil1 chromosome 4, mSacBil1_pri_phased_curated, whole genome shotgun sequence.
ttacttTAGGAGCGCTAgaattaattactacatttggtAAGCTAGGATACGttcaatcaatggaaaagtttCTGAAGCTGAACagaatctatttaatttttttttttttgtatttttctgaagctagaaacggggagagacagtcagacagactcccgcatgcgcctgaccgggatccacccagcacgcccaccagggggcgacgctctgcccaccagggggcgttgctctgctgcgaccagagccactttagcacctggggcagaggccaaggagccatccccagcgcctgggccatctttgctccaatggagcctcggctgcaggaggggaagagagagagaggaaggagagggggaggggtggagaagcagatgggcgcttctcctgtgtgccctggctgggaatcaaacccgggacttctgcacgccaggccgatgctctaacactgagccaaccggccagggcccagattctatttaatttaataaatactaattaTTCACTGTGGAGATTTTGTTAAGGGTAGGGATTAAGATGTGGACCTCAGGTCAGAGGTTAATTTGAGGGAATTACctagcttttcttccttttcttcaccTTAAAACGTAGCTAATACAAGCAAGAGCACCTAGCATAGTTCCTGGCACAGGGTGAAGATAGAGTCAGAGTTCTTCATCATCAGAACTCTGAAAGTGGAGTGCAAAGCCCTGCCCCAGGCCCACAGTCAGAGCCCTAGGGCCCCATATGTGGTCCCCAGGGCCCCATATGTGGTCCCCTGACTGTGCTGTCAGGTTTAGTTTCCTTTCCTATTAGACGATGaggtctctccatctctctgcctttaaCACAGTCGAACTCTCAGCAAATGTTTGTGGAGTAGCTAGAACCACCCTTTAACATAAAGGGTCTGATAACTCATCTCATGGGCAGATGAGCACATAGGGGCATTTCACCCTCCAGTCCCCAGGATGCTCTAAAGGTCGACAGAACTCACACTGGGGACAGCGGAGCCTGTCTTGCGTTCAGGAATGTCTGCCTTGTTGGGGTTGCTCGCGTTCCCCAGCATGGGGCTGGCTGGAGCGATCCCCTTTCCTGCACTGCTGCCCGACCTCCGGGAGGGAACGCCGTCTTCTTTCAGGTCATTATCTGCGGTGCTGGTCTGACTCCTTTTTGGATAtgccacaatggaaggaatagcTGGTCCAGCTAAAATAAAGAGTTCACTCTTTAAGTCAgaatatagttttacattttattctgtgAAAATAAACATTGTGTAAGATGACCTAAGATTGCCATtcatttaatacattaaaaaacaacaacgaaGAACCCCTTGAAAATCTGACAACAATCACCATTTTTAGAAAAACGTATACCCACACAGGGGGCTTCTCACATGTAAGCAGCTGTGATTCTGCAGAAGCGGGCCTATAGAAAGCCCTCGCGTCTAAAGGCAGGAACAAGGGAcagatgaaaggaggggagggcagCTCAGAGTGGGCCTGGCTACATGCTCGGCTGCTGCCCTTGTGCTCAGTGGATGCACGTTAGTAGACCTGCATGGAACTTACCCCATCTCTAGCACTGAAAGAACAGTGGCAGAGGCATAATCAAATCTTCCTTTTGCTGACCACTATCTTCTtccccataaaaaaaataaaaagcatggaaCTGGGTCAGTGACTTCCCATATGCATGGATTTCTGGAAATACTTTCTTATGAACTTCCCTCCAAGAGGGAAGGATGATGATTATTATAAAAAGACTACACCAAGAGGAAATGGGCAGGTTAGTGGACAGACCAACAGGACCAGCAACCAGATGTCCTGGGTGACCCACGTCTGGGCAACCTCAAGGGACTCGGTGAGCTCTCTTGACTTATTTCCTTACTGATAAAATGTGGTTTTAGTGAATGAATGACACCATGTCTAAAGCTCTTTTTAAGTCTAAAATTTTCTGAGCCATGAAAAAGAGGCATTACCAATTCAGATGGAATCcatgtttttaagaaataatttattttttaaaaattttttaaatttacttattcattttagagaggagagggagagagagagagaggagagacggggggtggggggctggaagcatcaactcccatatgtgcctagaccaggcaagcccagggtttcaaaccggcgacctcagcatttccaggtcgacgctttatccactgcgccaccacagatcaggccaagaAAGAATTTATTAAGATAGTCACTAGAGTTAGGAGAAAACGCCACTACTAGCTTTCTTCTGGGATTTAGTAGCAAATCCTAACTTGGATGGTTTTAGAGCAATATGTGGGCATTTTGCTAATTGCCCTACAGTCCACAGGCATTGAAAACCTTTCCTGTTAACAACCAAGATGAACACAAAAGAGACCCAGGTCTACAAATGTTATGAGCACAAATCCTGGAGTCAAGCTCCAGTTCCAAGCTCTCAACAAATTTTCCACAGATTCTGGTGCCAAGCTCTCAGTTATATTCTCAAAAGGCAGACATATAGGTCAGTGTTACAAGCAGATTACTGATAGTATCAGTACAATGTGCTCCTTCAGCCCAAAccatgtagatcaggggtccccaaactttttacacagggggccagttcactgtccctcagactgttggagggccgtactataaaaaaaagtatgaacaaatccctatgcacactgcacatatcttattttaaagtaaaaaaacaaaacaggaacaaatacaatatttaaaataaagaacaagtaaatttaaatcaacaaactgaccagtatttcaatgggaactatgctcctctcactggccaccaatgaaagaggtgcccctttcagaagtgcagcgggggccagataaatggcctcagggggccgcatgcggcccgcgggccatagtttggggacccctgatgtagatagACAGCATCACCAGGAAGAGAAATGGAAACCAAATAAAGTGTCGTTACTTTTGGTACAAAACCAAAGCTGTCCACACCTGGAATGTTCTGTGCAGTTCTAAGTTCCAGATGAAAAAATGGATATGGATAATGTCCAGAGAAGAGAAGTAAACTGAACGAAAGAGAAATGGATGTTCCATGTGAGGATGTATCTTTAAAAGTTAGGACCAGGCCAACATAGATTTGGTTCCTGAATCTTAGAATACTGAACTTAAAGGAAATACTTGCAACATTAACATTCAGTTACAGTTAAACACGCCCACACAGTAGTCTCTGGATATAACACAGGGGACTGCCTTGAAGGTAgatccccacttctcacttgagaaaaaaaaagaaagataaacataCCCTTTAGAGTCCTAAGTCTCATCAAAGATGCACTTGTATAATGAAACTTTTCAGGGTAAGGGTGTTTAGACACACCAATAGCTGGAATATGACACAGGTCAAATTTTAAACCAATTAAGGGAAAACTATATATTCTTCAGGGCTGCACTATCCAATATGCTAGCCACTGGCCAGATGTGGCTAGATTAattaaacaaaactgaaagtCATTTCCTCCATTCAaatgctcaatagccacatgtggctagtggctactctCCTGGACAGCAAGGACACAGACCATTTCCAGCAGTGCAGAAAGTTTTACTAGACAGCAGAGATGGGGGAAAGTGAACAGAGAACCAGAGACTGGCACCACTGTGGCAGAGGGGGGAGTGGTCAGTTTCCCCCTCAGCAAGGCCTCACCTGTCAAAAGCCATGGAAAGTACCAAAGGGATGCAACCCGAGAGAACGTCAGTACCTAGAAGATGGCAAAAATCCAGCCCAGCCCAAGTAGACCCTATGCACTATGAGGAGGCCTTCTGTTGAGGGGAGACGCTCAGTGAGCACACCAGGATGGTCTCAACTTACCATGGTCACTGTACCGCCTCTGCTTCTGGCTTGAGGAAACACTTCGCTGTACTTTGTGGTGAGGAGACTGGCCAGTGCTGTTGTTGAGATCACTGCTTGGCCTAACCTTAGCAAGTGAAAGATTGCTGCTAGAACTGGAATCGCTAGCATCCAgctaagagaaaatgagaaaaacagagcAAACCACACACGAACTCAAATGGTTTATCAGGAAACTAAACTCATAACATAAAAACCTCTCATAGACAGCTAGCTAATCTACAAAGAAGCAGTATCACAATGTACAGAGATGGTAACTCTAATCTCAGGCAACAGTGCTGTTCTGACTGCTGGACAAATTCACAAAAAGATAGGTATTTATGGTCTTCTTTCTAGGCTttgagataacttttttttttttttgtatttttctgaagctggaaatggggagagacagtcagacagactcccgcacgcgcctgactgggatccaccccgcacggcgtgcgaggctctgcccatcagggggcgatgctctgcccctctgaggcatcgctttgtcgtgaccagagccactccagcgcctggggcagaggccaaggagccatccccagggcccgggccatctttgctccaatggagccttggctgtgggaggggaagatagagaggaaggagagcaggaggggtggagaagcagatgggcgcctctcctgtgtgccctggccgggaattgaacctgggacttctgtacgccaggccgacgctctaccactgagccaattggccagggcctaggctttGAGATAACTTAAAATGCTCTAATTACTTCATCTGATACTTTACATCATTTTTAAACTATGAATAGCTATCGGTTAATTTATGAAAGCCAAATTTTTGACAATATTACCATTAAGGTTATTAATCTTAAAACAGAAGCTCATATAGGTCATAAGAGTTCATAAGAGTTAGATTTATTTGTGGGTAAACTAAAGAATGATATatcaaatgttatatatatttaaaaagtagaaactaaaaaatactatGCATAAACTGATCATTTCCATACAGGATATTTTagttttgtctctgattactctTACCTCTGAAGATTTTCTTCCCAGCAACAAATATGTAGCTGTGATTTCATCGTATTTCATTTTACTAAGAGATTCTTGAATTTCTTCTTGTGAATATCCCATTCCCACCATAATATCTAAAAGAAGGGCACAATACAGTTGTATGTTTTGCTGGATAAGAAATCACTGTGTTATAGGGTAAATAATTTCCTTCGTTTGATCCAAAAGATCACAAATTTTCTAACACAAATGGGCAGTTGGCTTATTTCTGAGCCACCGAGTGCTGTCAGAGGAAACTACAGATAAGCTGATTCATATATCTTATGCTTAACTtcccattatttccattttaggcAGGTGAGTCAAAACAGAAATATGTTGCTGTGCACACACAAGCACAGGTGGGCACACAGTAATTACCTATTCTTTTCTGGTCTGAGATGTCTAGTTCTGGTTCAACAAATGGTTTAAGTTCATCCTCTTCATGCCCTGCATTGATCCACCTGTCCTTCATGATTTGCTGAAAGGTGAACTGTTCATTAGtagcagaaaagaaaacattctgaTAATCAcaacatttagaaaaatttacTTTCAGCATTTCATTGATTATAGCTCAAAGgataacttaaaaaatgtttttcacatcACAATTCCTGCTTTAAAAGCCCCAGGATAGTTTTCAGTATgtcaaacaaaccaaacaaagtCCTACAAATACTGTAAAGAGTCTCcaaagttcttatttattttcatttattcgaTTACCTCCAGAGTGCCTCGTTTTATTGGATTTAGCACCAGGAAACGTTTGAGAAGGTTTTCACAATCTGTGGACATGTAGAAAGGGATTCTGTACTTCCCTCTTAATACTCTCTCTCTTAGTTCCTTTGGGGAGGTagagtagaaagaaaattaatgagtCAATTTTGATGTTAAAAGGAACCCTTATGGCCCCATACTgacataacattaaaatattaacactcatcattttataaaatccttTCAGTTTTCTGAAAAACCTGGATGCAACTGCTTCTTATACCTTTAGGTTCTGTCCATCGAAAGGGAGTGACCCGCTGACTAGAGTGTACAGGATGACCCCAAGGCTCCACACATCCACTTCTGGCCCGTCGTATTTCTTGCCCTGGAAGAGCTCTGGGGCTGCATATGGAGGACTACCACAAAATGTATCCAGTTTACTGCCAACAGTAAACTCATTGCTAAAACCAAAGTCAGCTATTTTAATGTTCATATCAGCATCTAACAATAGATTTTCAGCCTAGAAGGAAAAACATCAAGACAAAAATGAGATTTAACCAAAATATAATTAGAACCGTGATAGAATTAGGTATTTCATAAAAATCTTTGATAATGAAATAAAGTTAATACatcataatgaataaaataaaaacactctttccagaaaaaaataaagataaatcagaacttctaattttttaatattaacaacCAATAAAAGACACGAGATTCAGATTAATTCCAGTACTGATTTAAACAAAGGCTCCAtaacaaacaaagacaaaaacaacttttaaatagtttttttcaattaagaataagaggcttttaaaaaaatgaatacttgCTGTCAGTGGACAGCCACCAGTCATAAACCTGCAAACAGCTGCATAATAGAGATTACTGGGGGGAGTTTCCTAAATCCCACTCAAGATACAGATCAAGGAGGTCAACAACATTTCCCAGGAGCAGCCACATGCCAGGAGTGTCTGCATAGGGAATGGTGAACGAAGGTCTCTGCCCTCGAGCTCATGGCttagaggggagaagcagagacTAAGTGGCTCTCCTTTCAGACCTGTGCTGCCACAAGAAGTGTGGGGCACAGTGGCCCAGCCCTGCAAGGGACACCACTATTTCCAGAGCGGGTGAAGTCAAAGCCGCTGCCTGAAGGTTCAGTTGAATGCTTGGGATAACACCGGTTAACAAAATCCTATAGGTTTCAGACGCATAATTCTACAGCTGCCGGAAGGTTTAGTCGACAGTAATGGGTATGCTGGCCAGAGATGGTATTTTGGGCAGAACAGTCTGAAAACCCagaagatgaaaatgttttgctCAAGAAACAAAgagcacatggcagagagagagagggtgggaggaagagggagagagggagagatggctgGGGATGATGCAGCCACGGCTAAATCACAAAGGCCCAGTAGAGTGATTGGTAGTCAAGAGTTTGGATTTTCAATCTCAGGGCAATGGGAAGCCAATGAAGAGCTGTTCAAGCAGGAAAATAACAATCTTATTTGTGTTTGTAAAGACTATTCTGCCTGTAATGTGGAAAACACACAGGAGGGAGAGGTAACATTGGAACCAGGGAACCAAGCAAGAAGCCAGTGTGGTAATCAAGTCCAAGATGCTGGTGGTCTCAACCAGGACAGTGGAAACAGGCACAGAAAAAAGCATGGTCAGGAGACATCAGGAACAGCAGCAAAAGCACCTGGGGACCGAATGGAtggagccaaggagagaggcgcctgaatgagaaagaaatattcCAGTTAGGAAGGAAGAGCTTTTGGCTGTGAACTTGCTGAGTCTGAGGTGCGCAAGGGCTGCTCAGGCGAAGGCGTTCTCCTGTCAGCTCCATGCTGACTGAGAAGAGGGGTCTGGCTCAGCAACTGACTGGGGTTGAAACCACAAAGGCAACCACGCAGCACTAGAGCAGATGCGAAGGCAGCGAGGGTGGGCTCGGAGAGGAACAGGAGCATCTGACAAGCACATGAGGAAAGAAGAAGTGAGGATCGGACTGAAGAGAGTGTGGACAGTGTTTAGAGAAATATGGCTGTGAAGGTGAGGAGAGAACAGGGTGGATCTGGAAAGGGAGCTGGGGCAAAGAGGTCTCTTTGTAAAAGATGGAACAGACTTGAGCATGCTTTGTAAATGGTGCTGGAGAGAATGcagctgagagagagggaggaagacacAAGAGGCAACCAGAGAGTGCAGCAGTGCCTGGTGGGGAGACAGGGCCCAGAACACAGAGGCAGGGCCAGCAGAGTGCCCCGTCCTGTAACAGAGGACAGTTCTGAGAGGTGAGGGCTGGGTGCAGGTACAGCTAAGTGAGGGCCTGCTGGGAAACTGAGGGAGTTTCCgccttctgtttctattttctctgtgAAACAGGAAACCTCACCCTATGCCAAGAGCAAGGGCAGGGGTGGAGGACTGTGAAGGAGGTCTCAAATAGTCAGTGCTGTTGACAAGACAGACACGGAAAAGGGTGCCAGGCGGCAGTGAGGACGCTGTCTGTTCAGGTGAGCATGCATGTTTCGAGATACCCATCTCTTTGCTGGTGTGACGACTTTTCTCCAGAAACCAACTATGAGCTACTTTGATGTAAAAATACTTCTAATAAACTCACTTTTCGTTATTTTTAATGCTCTTTGCTGTAATTGGATTAAAGGATTCAATGACCACACGATTTATTTTGTCCTAAGTTAACAGCACAGCCAAGCCCGTTTCTCCCTTGTGTCGCGGTGCTGGAAGCACCAAATGGATACGAACACAGCATGCTGGCGAGGGAAATGAGCTCACCTTGAGGTCTCTGTGAACGATCCTCTTCTGGTGGCAGTACTGGACCGCGGACACTATCTAGACAAGAGAGATTCAACGTTAATAGTCATCACCGGTGCAGATTCATGATTAAGATGAAAATGTGTCTCTAATGTTCACACTTGCTAAATACTCCATTACCCTCTCAATGTCTGTGTGGatgtttaaatgtaattttcttatgttttgaactttttagtttgaaaaagtTTAGGAGTGAGGGCAAGAAGAGAGGGGTACAGCAGTCCTTCCTGCTCTCTCTAGTTTAACTGGAAAGCCTGCTTCTTCTTTGGCCCTACCCCTTGGCATTCCAGTACTCGAGTGTGGTGCCACGGCCCAACAAAGCACCAGGATCTGGGGGACCCTGGCTGCCCCCCGGGCCCAAGACCAGATGGCTCAAGTGCAAACTTACCAGGCCCCTGTAATCAACTCCAAACCAACTGGCAGTTCTAGACTCTCCATGGCCAGGCTGGCTTTCCTGCTAATTACTTTCCTTCCCAGCCAGTCTGCTCCCTATAATACTCTTTTCCTTTTAGCTGATGTGGGTTCAAGGACAGTACAAGTTACTTCCTCTCAGAGGATCAGTTTCCTCTTCCTTAAAATAGGAGAATAAATGTATAATGTACGTGAACTACAGACCAAGAAAACTATTACTGCTCTGTTAGTAAGGACCATCCTACTCTCAGCAGGTGATACGCTTTCAGTCAGCTTTTCGTTAGTCCCACGATTAACACTGTGAAACAAATGTTTTGCTGAAATTTCACATTAGTGAAATTTTTGCTGAAATTACTTACTAGAAATTCTTTCAAAACTCtccttttctggccctggccggttggctcagcagtagagttggcccggcgtatggaagtcctgtgttcaattcccggtcagagcacacaggagaagcgcccatctgcttctccacctccctcccccaccctctaccTCCTTcaaacagccatggctcaattggttcaagcacaacagcctgggcactgaggatggctctgtggagccttggcctcaggtgctaaaaatatctcggttgcaaacatggccccagatggggtttgcctggtggatcccagttggggcgcatgcgggaatgtgtctatttcccctcctctcacttggaataacaaacaaaaaacaaaaaaaaaccccaaaattctccttttctaattataaaagtttATATGCTCATCataaaattttaggaaataaCAGAAAAGCTCATACAAATATATGCCTGTATTACCACCAAATAGAGATAACATCTCCTGTTATTTTGGTGTATTTGCTTTTAGCCTTTTCTTTAGTA
Proteins encoded in this region:
- the MARK3 gene encoding MAP/microtubule affinity-regulating kinase 3 isoform X5, with amino-acid sequence MSTRTPLPTVNERDTENHTSHGDGRQEVTSRTGRSGARCRNSIASCADEQPHIGNYRLLKTIGKGNFAKVKLARHILTGREVAIKIIDKTQLNPTSLQKLFREVRIMKILNHPNIVKLFEVIETDKTLYLIMEYASGGEVFDYLVAHGRMKEKEARAKFRQIVSAVQYCHQKRIVHRDLKAENLLLDADMNIKIADFGFSNEFTVGSKLDTFCGSPPYAAPELFQGKKYDGPEVDVWSLGVILYTLVSGSLPFDGQNLKELRERVLRGKYRIPFYMSTDCENLLKRFLVLNPIKRGTLEQIMKDRWINAGHEEDELKPFVEPELDISDQKRIDIMVGMGYSQEEIQESLSKMKYDEITATYLLLGRKSSELDASDSSSSSNLSLAKVRPSSDLNNSTGQSPHHKVQRSVSSSQKQRRYSDHAGPAIPSIVAYPKRSQTSTADNDLKEDGVPSRRSGSSAGKGIAPASPMLGNASNPNKADIPERKTGSAVPSSNTASGGMTRRNTYVCSERTTADRHSVIQNGKESSRNVAAEQKEENKEAKPRSLRFTWSMKTTSSMDPNDMMREIRKVLDANNCDYEQRERFLLFCVHGDGHAENLVQWEMEVCKLPRLSLNGVRFKRISGTSIAFKNIASKIANELKL
- the MARK3 gene encoding MAP/microtubule affinity-regulating kinase 3 isoform X6 gives rise to the protein MEYASGGEVFDYLVAHGRMKEKEARAKFRQIVSAVQYCHQKRIVHRDLKAENLLLDADMNIKIADFGFSNEFTVGSKLDTFCGSPPYAAPELFQGKKYDGPEVDVWSLGVILYTLVSGSLPFDGQNLKELRERVLRGKYRIPFYMSTDCENLLKRFLVLNPIKRGTLEQIMKDRWINAGHEEDELKPFVEPELDISDQKRIDIMVGMGYSQEEIQESLSKMKYDEITATYLLLGRKSSELDASDSSSSSNLSLAKVRPSSDLNNSTGQSPHHKVQRSVSSSQKQRRYSDHAGPAIPSIVAYPKRSQTSTADNDLKEDGVPSRRSGSSAGKGIAPASPMLGNASNPNKADIPERKTGSAVPSSNTASGGMTRRNTYVCSERTTADRHSVIQNGKESSTIPDQRTPVASTHSISSAATPDRIRFPRGTASRSTFHGQPRERRTATYNGPPASPSLSHEATPLSQTRSRGSTNLFSKLTSKLTRRNMSFRFIKRLPTEYERNGRYEGSSRNVAAEQKEENKEAKPRSLRFTWSMKTTSSMDPNDMMREIRKVLDANNCDYEQRERFLLFCVHGDGHAENLVQWEMEVCKLPRLSLNGVRFKRISGTSIAFKNIASKIANELKL